Proteins encoded in a region of the Planococcus citri chromosome 1, ihPlaCitr1.1, whole genome shotgun sequence genome:
- the LOC135848929 gene encoding uncharacterized protein LOC135848929, with the protein MSDNDEIVEEIDEEDEESESDSSDETDEDEKSQNNDELHNEEDDYYRWKYGDYDNECKRCKTEDSYKFVTINSAILTDVPKLMDMASVTVAASLWNHINVPKAVSSVSKRCTSSSTQWSTLRGNVIALIERLQVSKPIVKQIKRYIRKMANEITAWVSYHYRTVFLKNGLDKFVYSLVYHIVWYPDGAIDCVQTARSMMTSVRLSDVEKFRFLCVYCLYDDMDEMSPLIYLDNALDYLNCNEDPLIFYWYCYFRNELDQIPGSINEYMLHHDKVDNWPAKEYFFDRLDYDEQVREAIWLIDKHGAVYQKVVLLKLDETQRLRVYMKRAIQVIVNYAGSDINSRFIPQTWLEARHLMSKDQFLIVFRILLNSYVQDVLLKEIWASANDDFKQHVVCANVHEIVKIVLTKWKWRDNCDFVFVLLQDSNAMIKQSVTVQEFFIDYCEKLIKNSNFQELDRLLVFCLPDAGDLAEFKRDFVYNTKSEFFNAHCEKLLTNSKFQEFDQLLEFCFSDAEVLLNFKTNFINNSTAISKLNSLSHLD; encoded by the exons ATGAGCGATAACGACGAAATTGTAGAAGAGATAGACGAAGAGGATGAGGAATCTGAAAGTGATAGCAGTGATGAAACCGACGAAgacgaaaaatctcaaaacaatGACGAATTGCACAACGAAGAAGACGATTATTACCGTTGGAAATACGGTGACTACGATAACGAGTGCAAACGATGTAAAACTGAAGACTCTTATA aattCGTCACTATAAATTCGGCAATTCTAACCGACGTTCCCAAATTAATGGACATGGCTTCTGTTACGGTCGCGGCCAGTCTATGGAATCACATCAATGTACCTAAAGCTGTATCCAGTGTAAGTAAAAGATGTACGTCAAGCAGCACCCAATGGAGCACTTTGCGCGGAAACGTAATCGCATTAATCGAACGGTTACAAGTTTCTAAACCAATCGTCAAACAGATCAAACGATATATACGCAAAATGGCCAACGAAATAACCGCTTGGGTATCGTATCATTATAGAacagtgtttttgaaaaatggactcGATAAATTCGTCTACAGTCTCGTGTATCATATTGTTTGGTACCCTGACGGTGCTATCGATTGCGTTCAAACTGCGAGAAGTATGATGACGTCGGTGAGATTGAGCGATGTTGAAAAGTTCAGATTTTTATGCGTTTATTGTTTGTACGATGACATGGATGAAATGTCGCCGCTGATATATTTGGATAATGCTCTCGATTACTTAAACTGTAACGAAGAtcctttgattttttattggtatTGTTATTTTAGAAATGAATTGGACCAGATTCCGGGATCTATTAATGAATACATGTTACATCATGATAAAGTCGATAATTGGCCAGCCAAAGAGTATTTTTTCGATCGACTGGATTACGACGAGCAAGTCCGAGAGGCGATTTGGCTAATTGACAAACATGGCGCTGTTTACCAAAAAGTAGTATTGTTGAAATTGGATGAAACGCAGCGTCTGCGTGTTTACATGAAACGAGCTATTCAAGTAATCGTGAATTACGCTGGTTCTGATATCAATTCGAGATTTATTCCTCAGACGTGGTTGGAAGCTCGGCATTTGATGAGCAAAGATCAGTTTTTGATTGTATTTCGAATACTGTTGAACTCATACGTACAAGATGTCCTTCTGAAGGAGATTTGGGCCAGCGCCAACGACGATTTCAAACAACACGTAGTGTGTGCTAATGTTCATGAAATTGTCAAGATAGTATTAACAAAATGGAAGTGGCGCGACAATTGCGATTTCGTATTCGTTTTGTTACAAGATTCCAATGCAATGATAAAACAATCGGTCACAGTgcaagaatttttcatcgactACTGCGAGAAATTAATAAAGaatagtaattttcaagaacttgATCGATTGCTGGTATTTTGTTTGCCTGATGCGGGCGATTTGGCAGAATTTAAAAGGGACTTTGTGTATAATACGAAATCTGAGTTTTTCAACGCTCATTgcgaaaaattattgacaaataGTAAATTTCAAGAGTTCGATCAGTTgctggaattttgtttttccgaCGCCGAGGTTTTGCTGAACTTTAAAACGAACTTCATC